In the Helicobacter cetorum MIT 99-5656 genome, TTAGCCGCATTTGTCGCCCCCCCTACTTCAATAGTTCCGCCCCTTTCGCAAATATAATCATAATTTTTACCAAGCAAAGCGAGATTTTTAACTCTAGGTGCGACTAAAAGATTGTTCGCTAGACCTATAATTTGATATTCTTTAGAGATTTCATCATCATTTTCTAAAACACTCACTTTTAAGGGTGTGCCAATTTTCACGCTACTATAGCGAGAAAAATCAATGATTTTTTCTAGCATTTCTAGCCTATGATTTTAGGAATGAGCTTGATTAAGGTTTTTGTGTAATCTAAAAGCATGTTAGTCATCCAAGGCATGGTTAAAATGATGACGCCAATCACGGCTAGAATCTTAGGCACAAAGGATAAAGTCATTTCATTGATTTGAGTGGTCGCTTGAAAAATACTCACTAATAGCCCCACCACTAAGCCCACTAATAACACCGGTAAAGAAATCATTAAAGTGATTTTATAAGTTTCAATGGCGAGTTTCATCAGTTGTTGTTCCATTTATACTCCTTTAATTGCCTTTATTTTTAGGGGGTTTGTAAGATTTCTTCCAACTCTTTAGAGCTTTTTTCAAAAGGTTGTAAGGCGTTTTCATCTTGCATTAAAAATTGCTCCATTAAAGCCTTTTTATTAATTGCTTCATCAAGTTCTCTATCATTTCCCATTTGGTAAGAACCGATACGAATGAGCATTTCATTTTCTTTCAATAACGCATACAAACGGCGGAATTTTCTCGCATTTAGGTTTTGAGACTCGCTTGTTATGTCTCTAGCTACCCTTGATGCGGAGTTTAGAATATTGATAGGCGGATAGATACCATAATCAGTTAGCTCCCTACTTAGGACAATATGCCCATCTAAAATACTTCTAGCTTGGTCAGCGATAGGGTCGCTTAAATCATCGCCCTCTACTAGCACGCTAAAAAAGGCGGTGATACTTCCCTTGCCCTCTTCTTTGCCAGCTCTTTCCATAAGCTGGGGTAATAATGAAAGTGCCGATGGGGGGTAGCCTTTGGAAGTGGGCGGTTCGCCTAAGGACAGACCGATTTCTCTTTGAGCCATAGCAAAACGAGTAACTGAATCCATCATAAATAACACATCTAGCCCTTGATTTTTAAAATACTCCGCCACGCTCATCGCACAAAACGCCCCATATTTTCGCATTAAAGGGCTATCATCGCTTGTGGCGACAATTAGCACGCAAGAGCTTAAATCCCCTTTGAGATTCTTTTCTATAAATTCAGGTATTTCTCTACCCCTTTCGCCTATTAGAGCAATCACTTTAATTTGTGCTGAACAACCCCTAGTAATCATGCCCATTAAAGTGGATTTACCCACCCCAGAACCTGCAAAAATACCTAGTTTTTGCCCCTTACCACAAGTTAAAAGCCCATCAATGCTCTTTACCCCTACACTAAAAACCTCATCAATCAAGCCTCTTTTTAAGGGGGCAATAGGGCTTGTAATCACAGGGGCTAGGCTCTCATAATCTAATGCCCCCTTATTATCAATGGCTTGTCCTAAAGGGTTTAGCACTCTTCCTAAAAGATTACGACCCACAGGAAAAGTCAGCCCCTCTTTTAAAAACAGCACTTTATCGCCAGCTCTAGTGCCTTCTATAAAACTAAAGGGCGTGAAACCAAATTGCTCTTTTTCTACCACTACGACCATTCCCACACATTCTGTGCCATCGCTTTTTTCAATCTTAACCACATCGCCCACTGATGGGTTAAAACCATTCGCATAAACGATATTTGGCATGATTTTTTTCACACTCCCATAACGGGGCGATAAATCAAAATTTTGATTCAAGCGGTTTTTAAGCGATTTTAGGGGCATTTAAAACTCTTTAGTGAATAACACTTCAGTAATTTGGCGCACATTCTTAACTTTATTCACATGGATAATGACATCAATCGCACTCTTAAAATACGCTTGCATCAAATCCTTATCTAAAGAATGCGAATAACGCATGCCTAAATTCAATGAAAGAGCTTCTAAAGTTTTTTTGGCACTACTTGCATGAATGGTTGAGAGCATGCCCTTATGCCCCGTGTTTCCTAAACGCAAAAATAACGCCGCATTTCTTGTGTCAATCTCGCCTACAATGAGCCTATCAGGGTTTAGTCGCATAGCCATATTCAGGGCATCTTCATAATTAAAGCACCCATTTTCTTGCTTACCCACTAAAAGCCCTATAGAATTTTCAAACGCCTTTAAATCTAGCTCTTGACTATCTTCAACGCTCACAATTCTTTCATTTTTATCCACGCCATTTAAAAGAGCGTTTAGTAAGCTTGTTTTCCCACTTGAAGTCTCTCCACTAATGAGAATATTATGCCCCTTTAATGCTAAGTCTTTTAAGCTCTCTTTATCGCTTGTTTTAAAAGTAAAATCATCTAAATTTAAAGGTTTGAGTTGTGGCACACGGATATTAAGCGTAATTTGATTGTTAGTGGTAATGCTAAAATGATTCGCACTCACTCTATAGCGTGTAAAAGGAATAGAGCAATTAAGCGTAGGATGAAATTCATCAAAAAATAACCCCCTAAAACTTGCTAACTGCTCACAAAATCTCAGTAAAAATTCCTTGCTAAAAAGTTCAGCTTTGATTTTTTCTCGTGTGTTATTGACTTTATAAAGCCAAAGTTCTTGTTCGTTATTGATAATAAGTTCTGTAATGCCACTTTCTAAAAAAGGCGTAAAATGAGCGATTAGGGCTTGTAAAACTCTATGGGTTTGTAAAGTTTGCAAAGCCCTATTCCCTTATTGCTGTTCTTGTAAGACTTGCTCGCAACGCTTACAAGGGGTATTTTCTAACTCACTTTTAAAACGCCAACATCTTGGGCATTTAAAAGATGGGGCTTTAAAAAGCACAAATTTTTGGTTTTGGCTTAATTTTTCTTTAGCCATATTTTCTTTGGATTGCCCCACAAAGCTTACCATAAGCAATTCTTCTACTAAGTTTTCATTGAGCGTTTTGTCTTTAACTTCAATGCCACATTCTAGTGAATTTTTAATTACGCCTTCTTTTTTCAATTTGTCTAATTCTTCACTAAAGACAGAACGCAATTCTAAGATTTCTTTAAAATCTTGCTTTTTTAGTTCTTTAATGCGAAGTTTTTCTAAAACCTTAATATCTTTTAAGTCAAACACATCTCTAGCTTCTAAAAACGCACGAAGCACTTCGCTATGTTCTAAGACTTCTTCAATCGTGTGCGTTAAAATCGGAGCTAGAAAATAGCACAACCTACTAGCTACAGCGAGCAAAACCATTTGAATGGCTCGGCGTTTTTCATTGTCTATGCTATCACAATACAAGCTATCCTTACAAGCATCTAAATAAATCCCACTCAATTCATTAGTAACAAACGCCATTAAAATATTCAAGCCCTTAACAAAATCATGCTCTTCAAACGCACGATTAACTTCATCGCTCATGCTCTCTAAATTCTCTAATAAGAAACTATCTAAAGAGCTAAAAGTATGGGGGCGTTCTAAATCTTTAAGTGTCATATCGCTAAAATTAGCGAGCAAGAATTTTAAGGTGTTGCGGAATTTCTTATAATGTTGCTCAGTTTGGGCAAAAAAGGTTTGAGAGACTCTTAAATCGTTTTGATAGTCATTAAACGCCACCCATAAACGCACAATATCGCTCCCATGCTTTTTGAGTAAGCTATCTAAGGACACGACATTGCCCTTAGATTTACTCATCTTTTCGCCCTTTTCATCTACAATAAAGCCATGCGTAATGACCTTTTTAAAAGGGGCGATATTATTTAAAATACAGCCTAGTAAGAGCGAGCTTTGAAACCACCCCCTATGCTGGTCGCTCCCTTCTAAAACAACATCGCTAGGACTTTGCCCCTTTGTCCCCTTATAGTCTTCTAAAACCGCCTTAAAGGTACTAGCACTATCAAACCACACATCTAAAATATGCATGACTTTTTCATAGTGTTTGGCATCATCTTTATGACTAGGGGGCAACAAATCCACTACGCTATATTCCCACCATACATCACAACCCTTTTCTTCAAAAAGCTCTGCTACATGCTCTAGGATTTCTGTTTCAAAACAAGGCTTATTCGTGCGTTTGTCTATAAAAAAAGCTAATGGCACACCCCATTTTCTTTGCCTACTCAAGCACCAGTCAGGGCGATTCTCTATCATGGTTTTTAGGCGGTTTTTCCCACTAGATGGCACAAATTCCACTTTCTCAATCGCATTTAAAGCCACTTCTCTTAAAGTTTTTTTAGAGCCATCATTTTGAATAAAAGGCTCATCCATTAGAATAAACCATTGCGTCGTTGCTCTATAAATCACAGGCTTGTGCGTTCTCCAACAATGCGGATAGGAATGCTCAATTTCTTGTTCTAATAAGAGCGAATCGCCTAGTTGCTTGATAACATCTCTTTGAGCTTCAAAAACATGCCGACCCACATAGGCATGGCTTTGGCTACCAAACAATTTCTTTTCAATCACGCTTTCATCATAGCAACCCTTTTCATCTACAGGCATAAGAAATTCTATCTTATGGGCTTTAAAATCTCCTTCATAGTCTAACCACAACCTATAATCATCTTCGCCATGTCCAGGGGCAGTATGGACTGCCCCT is a window encoding:
- a CDS encoding CpaF/VirB11 family protein; protein product: MQTLQTHRVLQALIAHFTPFLESGITELIINNEQELWLYKVNNTREKIKAELFSKEFLLRFCEQLASFRGLFFDEFHPTLNCSIPFTRYRVSANHFSITTNNQITLNIRVPQLKPLNLDDFTFKTSDKESLKDLALKGHNILISGETSSGKTSLLNALLNGVDKNERIVSVEDSQELDLKAFENSIGLLVGKQENGCFNYEDALNMAMRLNPDRLIVGEIDTRNAALFLRLGNTGHKGMLSTIHASSAKKTLEALSLNLGMRYSHSLDKDLMQAYFKSAIDVIIHVNKVKNVRQITEVLFTKEF
- the fliQ gene encoding flagellar biosynthesis protein FliQ — encoded protein: MEQQLMKLAIETYKITLMISLPVLLVGLVVGLLVSIFQATTQINEMTLSFVPKILAVIGVIILTMPWMTNMLLDYTKTLIKLIPKIIG
- the ileS gene encoding isoleucine--tRNA ligase — translated: MKEYKNTLNLNATTFSMKGNLSVNEPKTYAKWQEQKAFKRMQERKSNHGSFTLHDGPPYANGHLHLGHALNKILKDIVVKREYFKGKKVYYTPGWDCHGLPIEQQILEQLEKEKTSLDNPTLFREKCREHAKKFLEIQKNEFLQLGVLGAFEEPYKTMDFKFEASIYKALVEVAKKGLLKERHKPIYWSYACESALAEAEVEYKMKKSPSVFVAFSLNDESLEKLGVSKAHLVIWTTTPWTLCANVGIALKKDTIYVLTKKGYIVAKALHEKLVALKVVDSEIAHEFMSSRNPAEFDSREYAAKELTLEDLELVALNPLNQRKSLVVLGKHVSLEDGTGAVHTAPGHGEDDYRLWLDYEGDFKAHKIEFLMPVDEKGCYDESVIEKKLFGSQSHAYVGRHVFEAQRDVIKQLGDSLLLEQEIEHSYPHCWRTHKPVIYRATTQWFILMDEPFIQNDGSKKTLREVALNAIEKVEFVPSSGKNRLKTMIENRPDWCLSRQRKWGVPLAFFIDKRTNKPCFETEILEHVAELFEEKGCDVWWEYSVVDLLPPSHKDDAKHYEKVMHILDVWFDSASTFKAVLEDYKGTKGQSPSDVVLEGSDQHRGWFQSSLLLGCILNNIAPFKKVITHGFIVDEKGEKMSKSKGNVVSLDSLLKKHGSDIVRLWVAFNDYQNDLRVSQTFFAQTEQHYKKFRNTLKFLLANFSDMTLKDLERPHTFSSLDSFLLENLESMSDEVNRAFEEHDFVKGLNILMAFVTNELSGIYLDACKDSLYCDSIDNEKRRAIQMVLLAVASRLCYFLAPILTHTIEEVLEHSEVLRAFLEARDVFDLKDIKVLEKLRIKELKKQDFKEILELRSVFSEELDKLKKEGVIKNSLECGIEVKDKTLNENLVEELLMVSFVGQSKENMAKEKLSQNQKFVLFKAPSFKCPRCWRFKSELENTPCKRCEQVLQEQQ
- the fliI gene encoding flagellar protein export ATPase FliI, with the protein product MPLKSLKNRLNQNFDLSPRYGSVKKIMPNIVYANGFNPSVGDVVKIEKSDGTECVGMVVVVEKEQFGFTPFSFIEGTRAGDKVLFLKEGLTFPVGRNLLGRVLNPLGQAIDNKGALDYESLAPVITSPIAPLKRGLIDEVFSVGVKSIDGLLTCGKGQKLGIFAGSGVGKSTLMGMITRGCSAQIKVIALIGERGREIPEFIEKNLKGDLSSCVLIVATSDDSPLMRKYGAFCAMSVAEYFKNQGLDVLFMMDSVTRFAMAQREIGLSLGEPPTSKGYPPSALSLLPQLMERAGKEEGKGSITAFFSVLVEGDDLSDPIADQARSILDGHIVLSRELTDYGIYPPINILNSASRVARDITSESQNLNARKFRRLYALLKENEMLIRIGSYQMGNDRELDEAINKKALMEQFLMQDENALQPFEKSSKELEEILQTP